The DNA window GCTGCACGAGCAGCATGGCGGCGAAGACCGACCCCTGGCCGCGGAAGTGCAGGCGCGCAAGGGCATAGCCGGCGAGCACGCCGAACACGACGGTGCACAGGATCACGCCGCCGGTGAAGATGCCGGAGTTCACCAGCGATCCCAGCAGGTCCACGCGGGAGTTGATGGCACGGTAGTTGTCGAACGTCCAGCCGCCGACGGGGAAGGCACCGCCCACCGACGTGTCCGACTCGCTCTGCAGCGAGCCGACGAGCATGTAGTAGAAGGGAAAGAGGAAGACGAAGGCACCGAGCACCAGCAGGAGCATGCGGGCGACGGTGCCGCCCGCACTGCCCGGTGTGCGATCGGGGACCGGCGGCCGCGTCTCGTCGGCGGCGCTCAGGTCGGCCGGCACGTGGGGAGCTGTCTGCGCCATGTCAGTCCCTCTCCAGGAGGCGGCGGTTGACCAGCGAGATGATCAGCACGGCGCCGACCAAGATCACGCCGATGGCCGAGGCCACGTCCGGGTTCCCCTGCTCGATGCCCTTCTGGTACATGACGAGGACCGGTGACGCCGACGCTCCGTCGGGTCCGCCGCCGTTCGTCAGGAGGTAGGGCTCGGTGAAGAGGTTCGCGCCGGTGATGGTGGCCAGGATGACCACGAGGGTCGTTGCCGGTCGTACGCCGGGGACGGTCACGTTGCGCAGCTGCTGCCACTTGGTGGCGCCATCGACCGAGGCCGACTCGTAGAGCTCCTTGGGGACGCCCTGCAGCGCCGCGAGGTAGAGCAGGATGTAGAGGCCGAGCTGCTTCCAGGTGACGAAGATCGCGATGAGCGGCATCGCGAGCGTCTCGTTGACCAGCCACGAGGGGTCGGGCGCCAGCGGACCGAGGACGTTGTTGACCAGTCCGTCGCTGGAGAAGAGGAACAGCCAGACCGCGACCACCGCGACGCTGGCAGTGATGTACGGGACGTAGTAGGCGACCCGGAAGAACGTGCGTCCGCGGATGGCGGCGTTGAGCGCCGCAGCCAGCAGCAGCGCGAGCACGACCGTGAGCGGCACGTTGATGATCAGGAAGATCGCGACGTTGACAAAGGACTGACGCACGTCCTCGTCGCCCAGCACGGTGGCGTAGTTGTCGAAGCCGACGAAGGGGCGGTCGACCGACGCACCGGGCGCGGTGAAGAAGTAGTCGTGGAAGCTGATCCAGACCGCTAGCCCCAGCGGGTACGCGAAGACGGCGGCCAGGAACAGGGCGTAAGGCGCCACGAACAGGATGCCTAGGGGCTGGCGCCCGAGGATCGTGCTCCAGCGGCTGCGCCGCCCCGGCCCAGGGCGGGGAGCCGTGGGCGGGGCCGGCGCTGTGGTCGTCGTCATGACGAGCCGCGGATCAGGACTGCCCGGCGAGCGTGTCGATCTCGTCCGCCGACTTCTGCAGCGCGGCGTCGACCGACTCCTTGCCGAAGATCACCGCAGTGCTGTAGCTGTCGCGGAAGGTCTGCCAGATCTCGATCGAGTTGGGCACGTTGGGCACCTCGACCGTCCGGGCCGCCTGCGCTGCGAACGTCTGGTAGTCCGGGTTGCTGGAGAAGTAGTCGGGGTAGGCCGCCTCGAGGTCGGAGCGCAGCGGCATCTGGCCGGTCTTGTCCAGCAGCGAGCCGTCCTGCTCCTTGCTGGTCGAGAACTTGAGCAGGCCCCACGCGGTCCCCTTGGCCTTGCAGGCCGAGTAGATGGCGACGTTCTTGGCGTCGGAGAACGTGTAGGTCTCCTCGGCGGTGGTGCCGCTCTCGGTGGGCACCGGCGCCGCTCCCCAGTTCACCTTCTCGCCGTAGACCGCGATGGCCCACGGGCCAACGATCGACATCGCCGCCTTCTCGTCGGCGAAGGAGTCACCGTTGTACTTCTCCTTCTGTGCGTAGCCCTTCTCGTACATCTCCGCCCAGAAGTTCGCGACGGCCTGGCCGTCCGCGTCGTTGAACGTCGCCTTGCCGTCCTCGACGAGCTGCTTGCCGCCGCTCTGCGCGGCGTAGAGCGGGTAGAAGTCGAACCACGACTGGAAGAACTCGCTGGAGGGTGCCGGCCAGATCGCTGCCTGCGCCGCGCCGCTGCTGACGATCTTCTCGCTCGTCGCGAGGAAGTCGTCGTAGGTCGACAGCGGCGGGTTCTCCGGGTCGATGCCGGCCTTCTTGAGCAGGTCCTTGTTGTAGAAGATCATCACCGGGTTGGACTTCCACGGCATCTGGTAGTACTTGCCGTCCGGCGACTTGTACTGCTCGGCGTTGTCTCCGGTGCGCGACTCGATGTAGTCGGTGCCGCCCGGGAAGTCGTCCAGCGCCACCAACCCACCCTGCTTCTGGAACTGCGGCACCGCCGCCGGCGACGTGTTGTAGACCAGGCACGGCGCGTTGCCCGCCGTGATGGCGGCGCCGATGACCTCCTCCGAGCTCTTGCCCGCGGGGATCTCCTGCGCCGTCACCTTCTCCTTCGGGTGGGCGGAGTTCCAGTCCGCCACCATCGCCTTGCCCCAGGCGAGCTCCTCGGGGTTGTTCGACAGCCAGATCTTGATCGGGCCCTTCGTCGCGAGGTCGTCGGACGACGAGCCGCCGCCGTCGTCGCCGCCGCACGCGGTGGCGCCGAGGGCGATGGTGAGCAGTGCTGCTGCGGTCGTGGTGCGCTTCATCGGGGCTCCGATCCAGGGGAGGTGCGCGACCGGTCGGGTCGCGGTGGTGCGGTGGAGTCGCGGACGACGAGACGGGGCGGCGGCATCGTCGCCGGCGGGACGGATGACGTGTCCTCTTCTGTGCCCCGCACGAGCCGGGTCAGCCGGTCGGCCGCGGCGCGGCCCCAGCCGAACGCGTCGGTGCGGATCGTCGTCAGGGCCGGCCGCAGGTGTGCCGCGACCTCGGTGTCGTCGAACCCGGTGACCGACAGGTCGGTGGGTACGTCCAGCCCGCGGCCGGCCGCCACCGCCGCTCCGGCGATCGCCATCAGGTCGTTGGCGTAGACGACGGCGGTCGGGGGCTCGGCCAGGTCGAGCAGCCGGGCCGTCGCCGCTGCTCCCCCGGCGGCCGAGAAGTCGGACTCCACGGCCGGCCCGGGACGCAGGCCGGCGTCGCGGACCGCGCCGGCCCACGCGTCGCGACGGGACCGGGAGTGGACGAAGTCGGCCGGCCCGCTGACGTGGGCGATGCGGCGGTGACCCAGGGCCGCCAGGTGCTCGACCGCCGCGACGATGCCTGGCCGGTCGTCGACGCACACGCACGCCGCAGCGGCGTGGTCGCGGCACGACGGGGCGATGACGACCGCGGGCAGGCCGAGCCGCTCCAGCAGGGCGGGACGCGGGTCGCCGACCCGCAGGTCGGTCAGGAACACGCCGTCGACCCGGCCGTCGGCGGCCAGCCGGCGGTAGCCCTCGACCTCGCGCTCACGGTCGGCGACCACCTGCAGGACCAGCACCTGGCCCAGCGGCGCCAGCGTGGCCTCGATCCCGGCGATGAAGGCCGGGAAGAAGGGGTCGGCACCCAGGGTCTCGGGCGGGCGGGCGACGACGAGGCCGACCGCGAGCGCGCGGTCGGCGGCCAGTGCCCGGCCGCGGTGGCTCGGGGTCCAGCCCAGGTCGGCGGCGACCCGCAGGATCCGGTCCCGGGTGGCCGGGGCGACGCCGGGGCGGTCGTTCAGCGCGAACGAGACGGCCCCCTTGGAGACGCCCGCATCCCGGGCGACGTCCTCGATGGTCGGCCGGCGAGGCATGCGGCTAATAAACCGCTTTAGTTACCGAATTGTCAATAGATACCCATTCGCCAGGGTTGGTGCGATCCGCCAGATTCGTCGTGCGATCAGTCGGCGCAGTCGTCCCAGGGGCCGGGGGCGGCCACCGCCCACCGCCCGGACTCCAGCCGGAGCCGCTCGAGGTCCTCGCCGCCGCACGGGCACGCCGTGCGGTGCGGCCAGCCGGTGCCCACCTCGAGGCGGAACCACACCTGCTTGCCGCGCGCCAGGGCGACCACGCCCCACTCGACGGAGAGCCGGTCGACCAGGCGCAGGCCACGGCCGCCCTCGGCGGTCCACCGCGGCCCTGCGGCGCCCCCCTGGAGGCTCCGCTGCGGCGGCAGCCCCCGACCGGGGTCGGAGACCCCCACCTCGAGCAGCCCGTCGGCGACCGCGAGGGTCAGGGCGACGTCGCCGCGGCTGTGCAGCACCGCGTTGGTGACCAGCTCGCTGACCAGCAGCTCGGCGTCGGGGCGCAGGTCGTCGAGCTCCCACCGGTCCAGCTGGGCGGCCGCCTCCCGCCGGGCGGTCGCCACGGCGTGCGGGTCGTCGCCGACGTCGATCGTGCGGACCCGGCACATCCGGAGCTCCCCTGCTCGTCGGGCCCACTGCCGGACCCTGGCGCCCTACTGCCCTGCGGCAGGCAGCCCCGAAACCCGAAGCGGCCCCGGAAGCCACCAACCAAGCCCAGCAACCTAGAAGCCGAGGCGGCGCAGCTGTCGCGGGTCGCGCTGCCAGTCCTTGGCCACAGTGACCCGCAGGTCCAGGTAGACCTGGGTGCCGAGCAGGGCCTCGATGTGCTTGCGCGCGGTGGCGCCGATCTCGCGCAGCCGGGCGCCCTTGGGCCCGATGACGATGGCCTTCTGGCTGTCCCTCTCGACGTAGAGGAAGGCGTGCACGTCCAGCAGCGGCCGGTGCGCCGGCCGGTTCTCCCGCGGCTGCATCTCCTCGACGACCACCGCGATCGAGTGCGGGAGCTCGTCGCGCACCCCCTCCAGGGCGGCCTCCCGGATCAGCTCGGCGACGAGCAGGTTCTCCGGCTCGTCGGTCAGGTCACCGTCCGGGTACAGCGGCGGAGACTCCGGCACGAGGCGCGCCAGGAGGTCGGCGAGCAGGTCGGTCTGCTCGCCGCGCACGGCGGACACCGGCACCACCTCGGCCCACTCGATGCCCTCGACCCGACCGAGGTCGGCGACGGCGAGCAGCTGCTCGGCGACCCTCGCCGGCGGCACCCGGTCGGTCTTCGTGACGACCACGACCTTGACCACCTTGCGGAGCCCGGACAGCTCACGGGCGATGAACCGGTCTCCCGGACCGACCTTCTCGTCCGCCGGGACGCACAGGCCCACCACGTCGACCTCGGACCACGCGGCGCGGACCTCCTCGTTGAGCCGCTCGCCGAGCAGGGTGCGTGGACGGTGGAGGCCGGGAGTGTCCAGCACGACGAGCTGGGCGTCCGGGCGGTGCACGATGCCGCGCACGACGCGGCGGGTCGTCTGGGGCTTGCTCGAGGTGATGACGACCTTCTCGCCGACGAGGGCGTTGGTCAGGGTGGACTTGCCGGCGTTCGGGCGACCGACGAAGGCGACGAACCCGGCGCGGAAGGCGTGACCCGACGGGTCGCTCACGAGGTGACCGCTGGGTCGGCGGCGGCACCGGCCTCGTCCTCGCGGGCGAGCCGGGCCCGCTCCTCGCCCGCCAGCCGGTCCCGGCGCTCACCCGCGAGGTAGGTGGCGACGGTGTTGATGATCGCCGTCAACGGGACCGCGATCAGTGCACCGAAGATGCCTGCCACCAGGCCGCCGATCGCGATGACCACGACGACCGCGACCGGGTGCACCCGCACCAACCGGCCCATGAGAAAGGGCTGCAGGACGTGGCCCTCGAGCTGCTGCACGCCGATCACCCCGCCGAGCATGATCAGTGCCTGCACCGGCCCCTCGGAGACCAGCGCGACAGCAACCGCCGCGATGCCGCTGATGGTGGCACCGACGACCGGGATGAACGCACCGAGGAACACCAGCACGGCCAGCGGGACCACGAGAGGAAGGCCGAGGATCAGCGCGACGATCGCGATGCCGAGGGCGTCGACCGCGGCGATGACGACGGTCGCCCGGACGTAGGCGGTGAGCACGGCCCAGGCCCGCGTCCCGCTGCCGTGGACCCGCTCCCGCGCGTGGCCGGGGAACAACCGGACCAGCCACTGCCAGATGTTGCGGCCGTCGTAGGTGAAGAAGATGGTCGTGAACAGCACGATGAACAGCCCGGCGAGCAGGTGTCCCGCCGTCGTGGCGGTCTTGACGACGGTGCCGCCGAGGTTGCTGCTCCCGGAGCCGACGCCCTCGCGAACCCGTTCGAAGAAGTTCTGCAGCTGAGCCCGCTCGAGGCCGAGGTCGGTCAGGTAGCGCTCCAGCTCGCCCAGGCTGCGGTCGAACTGGTCGCGCAGGTCGTCGAAGCCCGAGGTGAACTGCTGGGCGACGAGGGCGACGAGCGCCACGACCAGTGCGATGCCGGCCAGGATCGTGACGGCGGTCGCCAGCCCGCGGGGCCATCCCCACCCGGCGAGGCGGTCGACCATCGGCGACAGCACGGCGCACAGCAGGAGCCCGATGATGACCGGGACGAGGACGACCGACAGGATCGAGAACAGCTGCAGGAAGACCCACACCGCCGCCACGACGAGCAGCAGCCGCCACGACCAGGCGGCCGCGAAGCGCAGCACGTGCGGCGTCTCGATGCCGTCGATGGGCACCGTTCGCTCGGGCGGGCTCACGACGACGACCGGCTCGGTCCGCTTGCGGAACATGGCTGGAACCGTAACCTCCCCGCCCGTCCGCAAACTGCAGCCGACCCGTCAGCGGGCGTGAGCGGTCAGCCCCGCAGCGTCCCGTCGGGCCGGGCGAGCAGCACCGTCGTCACTGCGACGTCGGCGAGGACGGCTGTGTCCGCGTCGTCGAGGGCCTCCGTCTCCCCCACGACGGCGACCGCCTCGAGCCGGTCCGACCCGCTGGACAGGGCAGCGCCCACGGCGGCCTGCACGGCGGTGAGCCGCAGGCTCGGGAGGTCGACCGTCGAGGCGGCGTACGTCCGGCCCATCTCGTCGCGGACGGCCGCCCCCTCGGGGGCACCGTTCCGGGCGCGCGCGGATCGGGCAAGGGTGACCAGCTTGAGGTCCTCCGGGTCAGAGGTCGCGGGCATCCGCCGGCTCCCGGGCGACGTCGCTGTCGTCAGCTGGCCGGGGGGCGATGTCGACGCCGTCCTCGACCCGGCGGACCAGCAGGGTGCCGATGCGGTTGCGCCGGCCCTGCGTCTCCTCCGCGGTGATCTCGATGCCCTGGACCCAGACCTGCGCGCCGGGGATCGGCACCCGGCCGAGCTGCTTGGCGAGCAGGCCGCCGACGGTGTCGACGTCGTCGTCCTCGAGCTCGATGCCCAGCCGCTCGGCCAGCTCGTCGACGTGCAGCCGGGCGCTCACCCGCAGCGCCCCGTCCGGCAGCTCCTCGACCAGCGCGGTCTCCACGTCGTACTCGTCGGTGATCTCGCCGACGATCTCCTCGAGCACGTCCTCGATGGTGACCAGTCCGGCGGTGCCGCCGTACTCGTCGACGACGATGGCGACATGGGTCTGCTGCGCCTGCATCTCGCGCAGCAGCTCGTCGACCGGCTTGCTCTCGGGGACGAACACGGCGGGCCGCATGACCGAGTCGACCCTCTCGACCGACTCGCCGTCGCGGTGGACGTAGGTGCGGCGGACCAGGTCCTTGAGGTAGGCCACCCCGAGCACGTCGTCGGTGCCCTCGCCGATGACCGGGATGCGGCTGAAGCCGCTGCGCAGG is part of the Actinomycetes bacterium genome and encodes:
- the era gene encoding GTPase Era, encoding MSDPSGHAFRAGFVAFVGRPNAGKSTLTNALVGEKVVITSSKPQTTRRVVRGIVHRPDAQLVVLDTPGLHRPRTLLGERLNEEVRAAWSEVDVVGLCVPADEKVGPGDRFIARELSGLRKVVKVVVVTKTDRVPPARVAEQLLAVADLGRVEGIEWAEVVPVSAVRGEQTDLLADLLARLVPESPPLYPDGDLTDEPENLLVAELIREAALEGVRDELPHSIAVVVEEMQPRENRPAHRPLLDVHAFLYVERDSQKAIVIGPKGARLREIGATARKHIEALLGTQVYLDLRVTVAKDWQRDPRQLRRLGF
- a CDS encoding sugar ABC transporter substrate-binding protein; the protein is MKRTTTAAALLTIALGATACGGDDGGGSSSDDLATKGPIKIWLSNNPEELAWGKAMVADWNSAHPKEKVTAQEIPAGKSSEEVIGAAITAGNAPCLVYNTSPAAVPQFQKQGGLVALDDFPGGTDYIESRTGDNAEQYKSPDGKYYQMPWKSNPVMIFYNKDLLKKAGIDPENPPLSTYDDFLATSEKIVSSGAAQAAIWPAPSSEFFQSWFDFYPLYAAQSGGKQLVEDGKATFNDADGQAVANFWAEMYEKGYAQKEKYNGDSFADEKAAMSIVGPWAIAVYGEKVNWGAAPVPTESGTTAEETYTFSDAKNVAIYSACKAKGTAWGLLKFSTSKEQDGSLLDKTGQMPLRSDLEAAYPDYFSSNPDYQTFAAQAARTVEVPNVPNSIEIWQTFRDSYSTAVIFGKESVDAALQKSADEIDTLAGQS
- a CDS encoding sugar ABC transporter permease, translating into MTTTTAPAPPTAPRPGPGRRSRWSTILGRQPLGILFVAPYALFLAAVFAYPLGLAVWISFHDYFFTAPGASVDRPFVGFDNYATVLGDEDVRQSFVNVAIFLIINVPLTVVLALLLAAALNAAIRGRTFFRVAYYVPYITASVAVVAVWLFLFSSDGLVNNVLGPLAPDPSWLVNETLAMPLIAIFVTWKQLGLYILLYLAALQGVPKELYESASVDGATKWQQLRNVTVPGVRPATTLVVILATITGANLFTEPYLLTNGGGPDGASASPVLVMYQKGIEQGNPDVASAIGVILVGAVLIISLVNRRLLERD
- a CDS encoding ATP-binding protein is translated as MCRVRTIDVGDDPHAVATARREAAAQLDRWELDDLRPDAELLVSELVTNAVLHSRGDVALTLAVADGLLEVGVSDPGRGLPPQRSLQGGAAGPRWTAEGGRGLRLVDRLSVEWGVVALARGKQVWFRLEVGTGWPHRTACPCGGEDLERLRLESGRWAVAAPGPWDDCAD
- a CDS encoding cytidine deaminase, whose translation is MPATSDPEDLKLVTLARSARARNGAPEGAAVRDEMGRTYAASTVDLPSLRLTAVQAAVGAALSSGSDRLEAVAVVGETEALDDADTAVLADVAVTTVLLARPDGTLRG
- a CDS encoding LacI family DNA-binding transcriptional regulator — translated: MPRRPTIEDVARDAGVSKGAVSFALNDRPGVAPATRDRILRVAADLGWTPSHRGRALAADRALAVGLVVARPPETLGADPFFPAFIAGIEATLAPLGQVLVLQVVADREREVEGYRRLAADGRVDGVFLTDLRVGDPRPALLERLGLPAVVIAPSCRDHAAAACVCVDDRPGIVAAVEHLAALGHRRIAHVSGPADFVHSRSRRDAWAGAVRDAGLRPGPAVESDFSAAGGAAATARLLDLAEPPTAVVYANDLMAIAGAAVAAGRGLDVPTDLSVTGFDDTEVAAHLRPALTTIRTDAFGWGRAAADRLTRLVRGTEEDTSSVPPATMPPPRLVVRDSTAPPRPDRSRTSPGSEPR
- a CDS encoding AI-2E family transporter — encoded protein: MFRKRTEPVVVVSPPERTVPIDGIETPHVLRFAAAWSWRLLLVVAAVWVFLQLFSILSVVLVPVIIGLLLCAVLSPMVDRLAGWGWPRGLATAVTILAGIALVVALVALVAQQFTSGFDDLRDQFDRSLGELERYLTDLGLERAQLQNFFERVREGVGSGSSNLGGTVVKTATTAGHLLAGLFIVLFTTIFFTYDGRNIWQWLVRLFPGHARERVHGSGTRAWAVLTAYVRATVVIAAVDALGIAIVALILGLPLVVPLAVLVFLGAFIPVVGATISGIAAVAVALVSEGPVQALIMLGGVIGVQQLEGHVLQPFLMGRLVRVHPVAVVVVIAIGGLVAGIFGALIAVPLTAIINTVATYLAGERRDRLAGEERARLAREDEAGAAADPAVTS